A section of the Trichomycterus rosablanca isolate fTriRos1 chromosome 6, fTriRos1.hap1, whole genome shotgun sequence genome encodes:
- the ntan1 gene encoding protein N-terminal asparagine amidohydrolase produces the protein MPLLIQNKKIDRVTSTAELYSKYSCLKEKAKVFRSKPILIVDPKCLLYMQQREYAATTPADKSVTVIGSGDATTCHLVVLRHKGSGVSCLSHLDGSDTWTEVPLLVNAVMSLSNPTKEGRLELHLVGGFDDDNKTSHKLSHDVLAAFQEQKEEIHLESCCITEMNDVVMDGIHKPIVYGIGVNVKTGDVFPASFPHRGPAHNLRSARTFTGGQMAKVYDSTKEQVKIGPCRWGPSSDIAFWLAEDDDTILQYLSTSPYAEPPYFVQDIKSTIQFLLEHPTTDALFPGGLPQLFKRSEQGEWERVWS, from the exons gaAAAAGCCAAAGTGTTTCGCTCCAAACCCATTCTGATCGTGGACCCGAAGTGCCTACTCTACATGCAGCAACGAGAATATGCAGCCACTACTCCAGCAGACA AATCAGTTACTGTTATTGGCTCTGGAGATGCAACAACGTGTCACTTAGTAGTTTTGCGCCATAAAG GAAGTGGAGTATCTTGTCTGTCTCACCTTGATGGTTCAGACACTTGGACCGAAGTTCCTCTGTTAGTAAATGCTGTCATGTCCCTAAGCAATCCTACAAAAGAGGGCAG ATTAGAGCTTCATCTTGTTGGGGGATTTGATGATGACAACAAAACCTCCCATAAACTCAGCCATGATGTTTTGG CTGCCTTTCAGGAACAGAAAGAAGAAATTCACTTGGAATCATGCTGCATTACTG AAATGAACGATGTGGTGATGGACGGGATTCACAAACCAATTGTGTACGGAATAG GTGTGAATGTAAAAACTGGTGATGTTTTTCCGGCGTCATTTCCACACAGAGGGCCGGCACACAACCTGCGATCTGCACGTACCTTCACCGGTGGACAG ATGGCTAAGGTGTATGACTCTACTAAGGAGCAGGTGAAGATTGGTCCATGCAGGTGGGGACCCAGCTCAGACATAGCTTTCTGGCTGGCTGAAGATGATGACACCATATTACAG TACTTGTCTACGTCTCCTTACGCTGAGCCACCTTACTTTGTCCAAGATATCAAGTCTACCATCCAGTTTCTGCTGGAACACCCAACCACAGATGCTCTCTTTCCTGGAGGTCTGCCACAGCTCTTTAAGCGTTCAGAGCAAGGGGAATGGGAGAGAGTCTGGTCCTAA